The following is a genomic window from Bactrocera tryoni isolate S06 chromosome 2, CSIRO_BtryS06_freeze2, whole genome shotgun sequence.
CTTCTTGAACGACAAgctgaatttaaaattgctgCAATAGAGGCAAAGAAAGAAGGAGAAATTGACCAGGCTAAGGAATACCTGAAGATATACAAAGGATTTGATGCTTTGTTAAATGCGGCTAGTAGCGGTTTGCCAGTAGATCTTACTTCGGTATGCTAAGGTAATATCTATACATACAAAGTaaagtatgcaaatatttttttagttgccACTACCACCATCTCAACGTGACAATCTGGAAGCATCATTTGCTATTGTTAGTACAGAAGAATGTGACCCAGACAATGAATTATCTGATATTGGTATACGAATTGAGGAGCAATTAGCGAAACAATTAATGATGTGCAAAAATACTaggtaaaaaatgtaataacgTTTGGCAActgtatgaaaaatatttgacctTTTTAAATATTCCATAGGGATCATCATAAAGCCATGGGAGATGTGGCCGGTATGAATCGTTTTGAAAACTTGGCACTGACCGTGCAGAAAGATTTGGACTTAGTGCGTTATTCGAAGCATAAGAACCTCAGTTTACCCAAATTTCACTATGAGAAGCGAAGTTTTAATATTGTGCACTGCAACACAGACCTTTCCGATAACGAATTGGAAATCATTGTTGTGCGTGGTCTGAACTATAATGTACCTAACCCAAAGGATGTAGATACTTATGTCAAAATTGAATTTCCTTTGGTGAATGTAAGTAAGTAAAATTATCTcgtttttgatatatttaacATATTCAATCTTTCCAGGATGAGACATTTAAAGCCAAAACctctataattaaaaataatgacaGTCCAGACTATGATCAACATTTCCAGATTGAAATCAATCGCGGAAACCGACAGTTCCAACGTATATTTAAGAGACATCATGTAAAATTTGAAGTATACTCTCGCGGGTAAGTTAAAGGTGTTTAGGTATAGTAAAATAATACCTTGAATGCGAGTTATACTAACTAataacattataaaaaaatggaaaaatttttcattatgaATAATGCttcacatataaataaatatacagcaTAGATTGTCGTGGACTAAGTCGTATACTGCCTATGTGTTGTTTCAGAGGCTTTCTGCGCTCAGATATACTCATAGGAACGGTTAATGTGAAATTACAGCCCATCGAAACGAAATGTGATATACACGATACTTTCAATGTAAGTCGCGAAAacaaaatacttatgtatattacacGTCGTTAtgcgaaattattaaaaacatacgtacatatactatacaaattgaaatgaaaatgtaaattatttgaaggtattatcaaatatgtacatatgtatgtatgtatgtgtctaaaTACGTATACAAAGCTTGTaacaaataacttttatttattttctgattGTAACAGTTAATGGATGGCCGAAAAGCGGTTGGTGGTAAATTGGAAGTTAAATTACGCGTCCGAAACCCTATTCTCACAAAACAAGTGGAGCATATTGAAGAGAAATGGTTGGTAGTGGATTCTTAGTTGGTCGGCCCTATGTATGTTAtagaataaatattattaaatgtgttatttattttcacttctcCTTTATTATTGAATATTAAATGGTATATCTTGTACGCCtttgtttcttttatatacttataaaattTGCATGTGTAAGATGAAAGTATATCCATATTGAGATCCACATTGTGTATAAAAAAGCATACGCATCctaaatttgaaaatagtttatGTCAATAAGCAGATATCTCGACAGAATATGTGGAAGTATTTTAGTTGTTACTATTGAAATTTAAACCGAATACTTCTATACTCCAAGTTCGctttaatgaaaatgttacaaaaatatattaaaatacgtTTGCAAAAAGTTAAACTAACCTACACTGAAAATTTATACTTACGTACATTAACATAGTTCTCCGTCGATAAAGgagaagtaaaatttaaataaaattaagttaccttttcttttataattcttACAATTTGTTTTTACTAAATGTATTATTTACAACTAAACAAATATATCTAGATACTCATTTCAATATATTCAATTGCATCGGAAAAATTGCTTTTTCTATTAAGGAAGTCAATGGCGCGGACCTTAAAGAATCCTAGAATAGAAATAAAGGATGATATATAAATAAGTTCACGAGTATAATTTTTGACTTTCATGTTTACCGGTAACACAGGCATTAATAGGAGCATATTGAAATGATGGATAAGGTAAATGCCAGTTTTCACTTATAAAACTCCATTCTGCAGTCTGATTTACTTGAAACCAAACTTCATAAGTTTTGAGACAATTTGTGGTGTTAGCAGCTTCACgccaagaaataaatatttcgccaattgttatttttgtaattgttggtGGTTCGGGTCGCTTCAGCACGGGCGACAAATTAGAACAAacgcgaaataataaaatccatgGAAGCTGTAAGCCActaatatttaaactaaattcaGGCATCAGTAACAAACCAGAAGCTTGTAATCGAGGAGTTTGAGCGTACCGCATCGCTGCACGCTCTATTGCGTCGGGAAAGGGTCTTGAACCAGCTTGAGTGCGCCAAATATATGCTGGAtctgttttttcttgttctagCAATTCTACCACATACGCGAAAGTCTCTACAGAGCATGACTTGAAAGGTAATTGACGATGAAGTGTGAAATTTTCCAGTTTTTCTGTATTCTCTCGAGGCAGAAGCAGCCAACTTACGTACAAGGGTTTATTGCCGGTGGAACTTGTTTTTAAAAGCCATAATACATCGTTTGGACTACTCAATGTAATTACTTCAATATCGGCAGCAACTGGTGCTAGTTTCGAAAGCATACCCAAGGCTGCATATACGGGTTTTTGTATAAATTGCGAATGCACTGGTTGTGAGTTGTTCATTCGAAAATGTGCTAAAAGAGTTCGTTGCGTGAATTCAAATGGATGATAACTGATAAAAGCATTGTCGTGGCTGATTGTTTCAAGATATTTGAATTCtctataatttaatttagcaTGCCAGTGCAAAAACACAATGTACACGAGTTTAGCCGCATAACGAACATCCTCATAAAAATCCTGGGGGGTGGACCAACCAGTAATGGGATCCGCTTCACTTTATATAgaatagatatttatttattattttctaattgaacagaattaataataacatagatacttgtgtgtatatacatacatacatacatacatacatttcataTGCATATTAGCGCTATCAATTGCATTATTCAAATTTTGTCTTTCAATTCATAACAAATGTAACATTCTTCTTAAAAATGTACAAAGGTAGCTTTTCGTGGATTCtatgtatgttaataaaataCCTTTGACggctatgtatgtacatatgtatctacatacaacgatgtgtatgtacaaaatctATCTTTTAAGAAACTTACTCATTTGATACTGgtaacatattaatattataatagtttgcataaatattctttaataatttGCTAGATGCTTCTAAGACCTCTGTTGCAAGACCTTGACCTTTTCGATGATATGTGAGAACATTTATTGGACAATCATTTATTTGGTCGTTGCAGTTTTTAATTAACGACCAGCACAACGGATGATTCTTTTTGGATTTAAACAAACCTGCTGGTCCTCGCAGAGTTAAATCTAATGGCTTATTAGACATATGACCAGCTGATTTAATACCTTTCCGTAAAGCCATAGCGTATTCGATAAAACCTACTtatgagaatattttttaaaattaatttttagtatattaaaacaatagTTTTGAGTCGAACAACCTTCTacagtaaaatttaatatattataattgtgTATGTCCGGTTCATTCCAGGTCTCAAACCGCCACTTAACAAGATTCTTAGCACCCAGTAAATCTGCAAAGTtaacttatttttgtattatttaaaaaatatggatgtaagtatgtatatacttagatAGCGCTTAGTGACTTGATAGCTGAAATCTTCCCAAATATCATTCATAATATCggaattgtttattaaaataccATCCAGATCAGTCATAAATTCAATAACTGGATAAAGTCCTAAAtcatttaagtttaatatgaaaTCATCTAGATCGGAGAAGTCATAAACAGGCACTCCAGCCTGAGTATATTGTACAAATTTAACAAGTTCCAAGAGCCAATGGATGCGTATATGTGTTAATGCGCCAGTTGGTAGCGCTGCGAGGTGCATCAAATTCATTTGCACCGATTCAGAGAAAAGACTAAATTTCAAACTCTCCCATTTGATTTCTCCAGATGGACAAAAGCCTGTGTTTGTCCAAAAACGGGGTAATTGGTAATACGGCTCATTAACAATGTGGCTGTTATTTTGCAGCGGAATGAGTGCTGCTAAATGCATTACCAAAGAACCAAtcatattttctattgaatttcTTGCTTTCTACCGATTCATCTTATGAAATgcaatatgcatacataaaatAGTGCAGTATTTCGCCTTTCTTTACCTATGTAAGTtcacaaatataattattatcaaGTATCAAAATTGGTTTATATTATTCGCGACTGTCAAACGAATACACTTCTTAGCGAAACTAAGTAAACAAGTCACTCTAACTATGGC
Proteins encoded in this region:
- the LOC120768851 gene encoding alpha-L-iduronidase → MIGSLVMHLAALIPLQNNSHIVNEPYYQLPRFWTNTGFCPSGEIKWESLKFSLFSESVQMNLMHLAALPTGALTHIRIHWLLELVKFVQYTQAGVPVYDFSDLDDFILNLNDLGLYPVIEFMTDLDGILINNSDIMNDIWEDFSYQVTKRYLNLLGAKNLVKWRFETWNEPDIHNYNILNFTVEGFIEYAMALRKGIKSAGHMSNKPLDLTLRGPAGLFKSKKNHPLCWSLIKNCNDQINDCPINVLTYHRKGQGLATEVLEASSKLLKNIYANYYNINMLPVSNDEADPITGWSTPQDFYEDVRYAAKLVYIVFLHWHAKLNYREFKYLETISHDNAFISYHPFEFTQRTLLAHFRMNNSQPVHSQFIQKPVYAALGMLSKLAPVAADIEVITLSSPNDVLWLLKTSSTGNKPLYVSWLLLPRENTEKLENFTLHRQLPFKSCSVETFAYVVELLEQEKTDPAYIWRTQAGSRPFPDAIERAAMRYAQTPRLQASGLLLMPEFSLNISGLQLPWILLFRVCSNLSPVLKRPEPPTITKITIGEIFISWREAANTTNCLKTYEVWFQVNQTAEWSFISENWHLPYPSFQYAPINACVTGFFKVRAIDFLNRKSNFSDAIEYIEMSI